From a single Trachemys scripta elegans isolate TJP31775 chromosome 17, CAS_Tse_1.0, whole genome shotgun sequence genomic region:
- the GAPVD1 gene encoding GTPase-activating protein and VPS9 domain-containing protein 1 isoform X2, which yields MHSEYCVVLSPSKMVKLDIHTLAHHLKQERLYVNSEKQLIQRLNADVLKTAEKLYHTAWISKQQRINLDRLIITSAEASPAECCQHAKVLEDTQFVDGYKQLGFQETAYGEFLNRLRENPRLIASSLVAGEKLNQDNTHSVIYTVFTSIYGNCIMQEDESYLLQVLRYLIEFELKESDNPRRLLRRGTCAFSILFKLFSEGLFSAKLFLTATLHEPIMQLLVEDEDHLETDANKLIERFSPAQQEKLFGEKGTERFKQKVQEMVDSNEAKLVALVNKFIGYLKQNTYCFPHSLRWILSQMYKTLSCVDRLEGGEVRAMCTDLLLACFICPAVVNPEQYGIISDAPINEVARFNLMQVGRLLQQLAMTGSEEGDPHMKSNLGKFDKSCVAAFLDVVISGRAVETPPMSSVNLLEGLSRTVVYMTYSQLINLVGFMRNVMSSDQLKEDRMALENLLANLPQNKPGKSSSLEMTPYNTPQLSPATTPANKKNRLPIGQQLAAITAWDTSTTNLSAHINLVTPFATRSRNRSNIPMDQHGDHEGSSQDSIQEVQPEEVLVISLGTGPQLTPGMMSENEVLNMQLADGGQGDVPVDETKLHGPSNRSNSVSSLDLEGESVSELGAGPSGSNGVEALQLLEHEQATTQDNLDDKLRKFEIRDMMGLTDDRDISETVSETWSTDVLGSDFDPNIDEDRLQEIAGAAAENMLGSLLCLPGSGSVLLDPCTGSTISETTSEAWSVEVLPSDSEAPDLKQEERLQELESCSGLGSTSDDTDVREVSSRPSTPGLSVVSGISATSEDIPNKIEDLRSECSSDFGGKDSVTSPDMDETAHGASQLTSPPSQSDSLLALFDPLSSHEGVSAVVRPKVHYARPAHPPPDPPILEGAMGGNEARLPNFGSHILIPTDLEAFKQRHSYPERLVRSRSSDIVSSVRRPMSDPGWNRRPGNEERELPTQTPNIGAAASVPAPQSSSSSPSKDSSRGEIEERKDSDDEKSDRNKPWWRKRFVSAMPKAPIPFRKKEKQEKDKDDFVSERFSTLQDDPNPRLSAQAQAAEDILDKYRNAIKRTSPSEGAIVNYESADVIGDGESIHDSPRDEALQNMSADDLPDSASQVAQPQDSAFSYRDAKKKLRLALCSADSIAFPMLTHSTRNGLPDHTDPDDNEIVCFLKVQLAEAINLQDKNLMAQLQETMRCVSRFDNRTCRKLLASIAEDYRKRAPYIAYLTRCRQGLQTTQAHLERLLQRVLRDKEVANRYFTTVCVRLLLESKEKKIREFIQDFQKLTAADDKTAQVEDFLQFLYGAMAQDVIWQNASEEQLQDAQLAIERSVMNRIFKLSFYPNQDGDILRDQVLHEHIQRLSKVVTANHRALQIPEVYLREAPWPSAQSEIRTISAYKTPRDKVQCILRMCSTIMNLLSLANEDSVPGADDFVPVLVFVLIKANPPCLLSTVQYISSFYANCLTGEESYWWMQFTAAVEFIKTIDDRK from the exons TGAGTACTGTGTGGTcctctcaccctcaaagatggtGAAGCTGGATATTCACACTCTGGCTCATCACCTCAAGCAGGAACGGCTCTATGTAAACTCAGAAAAGCAACTTATTCAGAGATTAAATGCAGATGTATTGAAGACAGCTGAGAAACTGTACCACACAGCGTGGATTTCCAAGCAGCAAAGGATTAACTTGGACAGACTTATCATAACAAG TGCCGAAGCTTCTCCTGCTGAATGCTGCCAGCATGCCAAAGTCTTGGAGGACACACAGTTTGTTGATGGGTACAAGCAGTTGGGATTTCAAGAGACTGCTTATGGAGAATTCCTCAACAGGTTGAGAGAGAACCCTAGGCTTATTGCTTCCTCTCTGGTTGCTGGAGAGAAACTCAACCAGGACAACACACACAGTGTTATTTACACAGTCTTTACCTCCATCTATGGCAATTGCATCATGCAGGAAGATGAGAGCTACCTCCTTCAAGTTTTGCGTTACTTGATAGAATTTGAACTAAAGGAAAGCGACAATCCCAGACGGCTTTTGAGGAGAGGCACCTGTGCATTCAGCATTttattcaaacttttttctgaagGACTCTTTTCTGCAAAACTCTTCCTCACTGCAACATTGCATGAGCCAATCATGCAGCTGCTGGTGGAAGATGAAGACCACCTAGAAACAGATGCAAACAAATTGATTGAGAGGTTCTCTCCCGCACAACAGGAAAAACTCTTTGGGGAGAAAGGCACTGAAAGGTTCAAACAAAAAGTCCAAGAAATGGTGGATTCCAATGAGGCTAAGTTAGTGGCTTTGGTGAACAAATTCATTGGTTATCTCAAGCAGAATACATACTGCTTTCCGCATAGCTTGAGATGGATTTTATCACAAATGTACAAAACACTCTCCTGTGTAGACcggctggagggtggggaggtgCGAGCAATGTGCACAGATCTTCTGCTTGCATGTTTCATTTGTCCTGCAGTTGTCAACCCAGAACAGTATGGAATAATTTCCGATGCCCCAATAAACGAGGTGGCAAGATTTAATCTGATGCAG GTCGGGAGACTTTTGCAGCAGTTGGCAATGACAGGCTCTGAAGAGGGAGATCCGCACATGAAGAGCAACCTTGGCAAATTCGACAAA AGCTGTGTTGCTGCTTTCCTGGATGTTGTTATTAGTGGGCGTGCTGTGGAAACCCCTCCGATGTCTTCAGTTAACCTTCTAGAAGGGTTGAGTAGGACTGTGGTTTATATGACATACAGCCAACTTATTAATCTG GTTGGTTTTATGCGAAATGTAATGTCAAGTGACCAACTGAAGGAAGATCGGATGGCTCTGGAAAACTTGTTGGCAAACTTACCCCAGAACAAACCCGGGAAAAGTAGCAGCCTTGAAATGACTCCTTACAATACCCCACAACTCTCCCCTGCAACTACCCCAGCTAACAAAAAAAATCGACTGCCTATAG GACAACAGTTGGCAGCCATTACTGCCTGGGATACTTCTACCACCAATCTCTCAGCTCACATTAATCTAGTAACCCCATTTG CTACCCGTAGCAGAAACAGATCAAATATTCCGATGGACCAGCATGGAGACCATGAAGGATCCTCCCAGGATTCTATACAGGAAGTTCAGCCAGAAGAAGTACTGGTTATTTCTTTGGGAACAGGTCCGCAGCTTACTCCGGGGATGATGTCAGAAAATGAG GTCTTAAACATGCAGCTTGCCGATGGAGGACAAGGAGATGTCCCTGTTGATGAAACCAAACTCCACG GTCCTTCAAATCGCTCCAATTCTGTGTCCTCTTTGGATTTAGAAGGAGAGTCTGTGTCAGAGCTTGGTGCAGGGCCTTCTGGGAGCAATGGTGTTGAAGCCCTGCAGCTGTTAGAACATGAACAAG CTACGACCCAGGATAATCTTGATGACAAGCTCCGTAAATTTGAAATTCGTGATATGATGGGATTGACTGATGATAGGGACATATCAGAAACTGTGAGTGAGACCTGGAGCACAGATGTCTTGGGCAGTGACTTTGATCCAAATATTGATGAAGACCGTTTGCAAGAAATTGCAG GTGCAGCTGCAGAGAACATGCTTGGCAGCTTGCTGTGTTTGCCAGGTTCAGGATCTGTGCTGCTGGACCCCTGCACAGGGTCAACCATCTCCGAAACCACCAGTGAAGCTTGGAGTGTGGAGGTATTGCCAAGTGATTCAG AGGCCCCAGACCTAAAGCAGGAGGAAAGACTGCAGGAGCTGGAAAGCTGTTCTGGGCTGGGCAGCACCTCTGATGACACAGATGTGAGGGAGGTCAGTTCTCGTCCCAGTACACCAGGCCTCAGCGTCGTGTCAg GTATTAGTGCAACCTCTGAGGATATTCCTAATAAGATCGAGGACCTTAGGTCTGAGTGTAGCTCTGACTTTGGAGGGAAAGATTCAGTGACAAGTCCTGATATGGATGAAACAGCTCATG GAGCCAGTCAGTTGACTTCTCCCCCTTCTCAGTCGGACTCTTTGCTTGCATTGTTTGACCCTTTGTCATCACACGAAG GTGTATCAGCAGTGGTTAGGCCTAAAGTGCACTATGCAAGACCCGCTCATCCGCCGCCAGATCCCCCAATCTTGGAAGGAGCTATGGGAGGTAATGAGGCCAGATTACCAAATTTTGGCTCCCACATCTTAATCCCAACTGATTTGGAGGCGTTCAAACAAAGGCATTCCTACCCAGAAAGGCTGGTCCGCAGCAGGAGCTCTGACATAGTGTCATCAGTTCGGAGACCTATGAGTGACCCTGGCTGGAATAGGCGGCCTGGTAATGAAGAAAGGGAGCTTCCTACACAAACACCCAACATTGGGGCAGCTGCTTCAGTGCCTGCGCCTCAGTCCTCTTCGTCATCCCCCAGTAAAGACTCCTCTAGAGGAGAG ATTGAGGAACGAAAAGATAGTGATGATGAGAAATCTGACAGGAACAAACCCTGGTGGAGAAAGCGTTTCGTTTCTGCCATGCCCAAAG CTCCTATAccatttagaaaaaaagaaaaacaagaaaaagacaAAGATGACTTTGTGTCTGAGAGATTCTCAACACTTCAAG ATGATCCCAATCCCAGACTAAGTGCACAGGCACAGGCTGCAGAGGATATCCTGGACAAATATAGGAATGCTATTAAGCGAACCAGCCCAAGTGAAGGAGCTATAGTAAATTATGAAAGTGCAG ATGTAATTGGAGATGGTGAGAGTATACACGACTCTCCACGTGATGAAGCCCTGCAGAATATGTCAGCTGATGACCTCCCAGATTCTGCAAGTCAAGTAGCACAGCCACAAGACTCTGCTTTCTCTTACAG GGATGCAAAGAAGAAACTGAGACTGGCTCTTTGTTCAGCAGATTCCATTGCCTTCCCAATGTTGACCCATTCGACAAGAAATGGCCTACCAGATCACACCGACCCTGATG ATAATGAAATTGTGTGCTTCCTGAAAGTTCAGTTAGCTGAAGCTATTAACCTACAAGATAAGAATTTGATGGCCCAACTGCAGGAGACAATGCGCTGTGTAAGCCGCTTTGATAACCGAACATGTCGAAAGCTACTGGCTTCCATTGCAGAGGATTATAG gaAAAGGGCTCCATATATTGCTTATTTAACCCGATGTCGCCAAGGTCTGCAGACCACACAAGCCCATCTGGAAAGGCTCCTGCAGAGGGTATTACGTGATAAGGAAGTGGCCAACAGATATTTCACCACAGTTTGTGTGAGGTTACTTctggaaagcaaagaaaaaaagataagggAATTCATTCAAG ATTTCCAGAAACTCACTGCAGCAGACGATAAAACAGCCCAAGTAGAAGACTTTCTTCAGTTTTTATATGGGGCCATGGCCCAGGATGTCATCTGGCAAAATGCCAGCGAAGAGCAGCTCCAGGACGCACAGCTTGCCATCGAACGCAGTGTGATGAATCGCATTTTCAAACTCTCATTCTACCCGAATCAGGATGGAGACATTTTGCGTGACCA GGTCCTTCACGAGCATATCCAAAGGTTGTCTAAGGTAGTGACTGCAAACCACCGAGCACTTCAGATACCAGAG
- the GAPVD1 gene encoding GTPase-activating protein and VPS9 domain-containing protein 1 isoform X3: MHSEYCVVLSPSKMVKLDIHTLAHHLKQERLYVNSEKQLIQRLNADVLKTAEKLYHTAWISKQQRINLDRLIITSAEASPAECCQHAKVLEDTQFVDGYKQLGFQETAYGEFLNRLRENPRLIASSLVAGEKLNQDNTHSVIYTVFTSIYGNCIMQEDESYLLQVLRYLIEFELKESDNPRRLLRRGTCAFSILFKLFSEGLFSAKLFLTATLHEPIMQLLVEDEDHLETDANKLIERFSPAQQEKLFGEKGTERFKQKVQEMVDSNEAKLVALVNKFIGYLKQNTYCFPHSLRWILSQMYKTLSCVDRLEGGEVRAMCTDLLLACFICPAVVNPEQYGIISDAPINEVARFNLMQVGRLLQQLAMTGSEEGDPHMKSNLGKFDKSCVAAFLDVVISGRAVETPPMSSVNLLEGLSRTVVYMTYSQLINLVGFMRNVMSSDQLKEDRMALENLLANLPQNKPGKSSSLEMTPYNTPQLSPATTPANKKNRLPIGQQLAAITAWDTSTTNLSAHINLVTPFATRSRNRSNIPMDQHGDHEGSSQDSIQEVQPEEVLVISLGTGPQLTPGMMSENEVLNMQLADGGQGDVPVDETKLHGKPDKTLRFSLCSDNLEGISEGPSNRSNSVSSLDLEGESVSELGAGPSGSNGVEALQLLEHEQATTQDNLDDKLRKFEIRDMMGLTDDRDISETVSETWSTDVLGSDFDPNIDEDRLQEIAGAAAENMLGSLLCLPGSGSVLLDPCTGSTISETTSEAWSVEVLPSDSEAPDLKQEERLQELESCSGLGSTSDDTDVREVSSRPSTPGLSVVSGISATSEDIPNKIEDLRSECSSDFGGKDSVTSPDMDETAHGVSAVVRPKVHYARPAHPPPDPPILEGAMGGNEARLPNFGSHILIPTDLEAFKQRHSYPERLVRSRSSDIVSSVRRPMSDPGWNRRPGNEERELPTQTPNIGAAASVPAPQSSSSSPSKDSSRGEIEERKDSDDEKSDRNKPWWRKRFVSAMPKAPIPFRKKEKQEKDKDDFVSERFSTLQDDPNPRLSAQAQAAEDILDKYRNAIKRTSPSEGAIVNYESADVIGDGESIHDSPRDEALQNMSADDLPDSASQVAQPQDSAFSYRDAKKKLRLALCSADSIAFPMLTHSTRNGLPDHTDPDDNEIVCFLKVQLAEAINLQDKNLMAQLQETMRCVSRFDNRTCRKLLASIAEDYRKRAPYIAYLTRCRQGLQTTQAHLERLLQRVLRDKEVANRYFTTVCVRLLLESKEKKIREFIQDFQKLTAADDKTAQVEDFLQFLYGAMAQDVIWQNASEEQLQDAQLAIERSVMNRIFKLSFYPNQDGDILRDQVLHEHIQRLSKVVTANHRALQIPEVYLREAPWPSAQSEIRTISAYKTPRDKVQCILRMCSTIMNLLSLANEDSVPGADDFVPVLVFVLIKANPPCLLSTVQYISSFYANCLTGEESYWWMQFTAAVEFIKTIDDRK, encoded by the exons TGAGTACTGTGTGGTcctctcaccctcaaagatggtGAAGCTGGATATTCACACTCTGGCTCATCACCTCAAGCAGGAACGGCTCTATGTAAACTCAGAAAAGCAACTTATTCAGAGATTAAATGCAGATGTATTGAAGACAGCTGAGAAACTGTACCACACAGCGTGGATTTCCAAGCAGCAAAGGATTAACTTGGACAGACTTATCATAACAAG TGCCGAAGCTTCTCCTGCTGAATGCTGCCAGCATGCCAAAGTCTTGGAGGACACACAGTTTGTTGATGGGTACAAGCAGTTGGGATTTCAAGAGACTGCTTATGGAGAATTCCTCAACAGGTTGAGAGAGAACCCTAGGCTTATTGCTTCCTCTCTGGTTGCTGGAGAGAAACTCAACCAGGACAACACACACAGTGTTATTTACACAGTCTTTACCTCCATCTATGGCAATTGCATCATGCAGGAAGATGAGAGCTACCTCCTTCAAGTTTTGCGTTACTTGATAGAATTTGAACTAAAGGAAAGCGACAATCCCAGACGGCTTTTGAGGAGAGGCACCTGTGCATTCAGCATTttattcaaacttttttctgaagGACTCTTTTCTGCAAAACTCTTCCTCACTGCAACATTGCATGAGCCAATCATGCAGCTGCTGGTGGAAGATGAAGACCACCTAGAAACAGATGCAAACAAATTGATTGAGAGGTTCTCTCCCGCACAACAGGAAAAACTCTTTGGGGAGAAAGGCACTGAAAGGTTCAAACAAAAAGTCCAAGAAATGGTGGATTCCAATGAGGCTAAGTTAGTGGCTTTGGTGAACAAATTCATTGGTTATCTCAAGCAGAATACATACTGCTTTCCGCATAGCTTGAGATGGATTTTATCACAAATGTACAAAACACTCTCCTGTGTAGACcggctggagggtggggaggtgCGAGCAATGTGCACAGATCTTCTGCTTGCATGTTTCATTTGTCCTGCAGTTGTCAACCCAGAACAGTATGGAATAATTTCCGATGCCCCAATAAACGAGGTGGCAAGATTTAATCTGATGCAG GTCGGGAGACTTTTGCAGCAGTTGGCAATGACAGGCTCTGAAGAGGGAGATCCGCACATGAAGAGCAACCTTGGCAAATTCGACAAA AGCTGTGTTGCTGCTTTCCTGGATGTTGTTATTAGTGGGCGTGCTGTGGAAACCCCTCCGATGTCTTCAGTTAACCTTCTAGAAGGGTTGAGTAGGACTGTGGTTTATATGACATACAGCCAACTTATTAATCTG GTTGGTTTTATGCGAAATGTAATGTCAAGTGACCAACTGAAGGAAGATCGGATGGCTCTGGAAAACTTGTTGGCAAACTTACCCCAGAACAAACCCGGGAAAAGTAGCAGCCTTGAAATGACTCCTTACAATACCCCACAACTCTCCCCTGCAACTACCCCAGCTAACAAAAAAAATCGACTGCCTATAG GACAACAGTTGGCAGCCATTACTGCCTGGGATACTTCTACCACCAATCTCTCAGCTCACATTAATCTAGTAACCCCATTTG CTACCCGTAGCAGAAACAGATCAAATATTCCGATGGACCAGCATGGAGACCATGAAGGATCCTCCCAGGATTCTATACAGGAAGTTCAGCCAGAAGAAGTACTGGTTATTTCTTTGGGAACAGGTCCGCAGCTTACTCCGGGGATGATGTCAGAAAATGAG GTCTTAAACATGCAGCTTGCCGATGGAGGACAAGGAGATGTCCCTGTTGATGAAACCAAACTCCACGGTAAACCTGATAAAACCTTGCGCTTTTCCCTCTGCAGTGATAATCTGGAAGGAATATCTGAAG GTCCTTCAAATCGCTCCAATTCTGTGTCCTCTTTGGATTTAGAAGGAGAGTCTGTGTCAGAGCTTGGTGCAGGGCCTTCTGGGAGCAATGGTGTTGAAGCCCTGCAGCTGTTAGAACATGAACAAG CTACGACCCAGGATAATCTTGATGACAAGCTCCGTAAATTTGAAATTCGTGATATGATGGGATTGACTGATGATAGGGACATATCAGAAACTGTGAGTGAGACCTGGAGCACAGATGTCTTGGGCAGTGACTTTGATCCAAATATTGATGAAGACCGTTTGCAAGAAATTGCAG GTGCAGCTGCAGAGAACATGCTTGGCAGCTTGCTGTGTTTGCCAGGTTCAGGATCTGTGCTGCTGGACCCCTGCACAGGGTCAACCATCTCCGAAACCACCAGTGAAGCTTGGAGTGTGGAGGTATTGCCAAGTGATTCAG AGGCCCCAGACCTAAAGCAGGAGGAAAGACTGCAGGAGCTGGAAAGCTGTTCTGGGCTGGGCAGCACCTCTGATGACACAGATGTGAGGGAGGTCAGTTCTCGTCCCAGTACACCAGGCCTCAGCGTCGTGTCAg GTATTAGTGCAACCTCTGAGGATATTCCTAATAAGATCGAGGACCTTAGGTCTGAGTGTAGCTCTGACTTTGGAGGGAAAGATTCAGTGACAAGTCCTGATATGGATGAAACAGCTCATG GTGTATCAGCAGTGGTTAGGCCTAAAGTGCACTATGCAAGACCCGCTCATCCGCCGCCAGATCCCCCAATCTTGGAAGGAGCTATGGGAGGTAATGAGGCCAGATTACCAAATTTTGGCTCCCACATCTTAATCCCAACTGATTTGGAGGCGTTCAAACAAAGGCATTCCTACCCAGAAAGGCTGGTCCGCAGCAGGAGCTCTGACATAGTGTCATCAGTTCGGAGACCTATGAGTGACCCTGGCTGGAATAGGCGGCCTGGTAATGAAGAAAGGGAGCTTCCTACACAAACACCCAACATTGGGGCAGCTGCTTCAGTGCCTGCGCCTCAGTCCTCTTCGTCATCCCCCAGTAAAGACTCCTCTAGAGGAGAG ATTGAGGAACGAAAAGATAGTGATGATGAGAAATCTGACAGGAACAAACCCTGGTGGAGAAAGCGTTTCGTTTCTGCCATGCCCAAAG CTCCTATAccatttagaaaaaaagaaaaacaagaaaaagacaAAGATGACTTTGTGTCTGAGAGATTCTCAACACTTCAAG ATGATCCCAATCCCAGACTAAGTGCACAGGCACAGGCTGCAGAGGATATCCTGGACAAATATAGGAATGCTATTAAGCGAACCAGCCCAAGTGAAGGAGCTATAGTAAATTATGAAAGTGCAG ATGTAATTGGAGATGGTGAGAGTATACACGACTCTCCACGTGATGAAGCCCTGCAGAATATGTCAGCTGATGACCTCCCAGATTCTGCAAGTCAAGTAGCACAGCCACAAGACTCTGCTTTCTCTTACAG GGATGCAAAGAAGAAACTGAGACTGGCTCTTTGTTCAGCAGATTCCATTGCCTTCCCAATGTTGACCCATTCGACAAGAAATGGCCTACCAGATCACACCGACCCTGATG ATAATGAAATTGTGTGCTTCCTGAAAGTTCAGTTAGCTGAAGCTATTAACCTACAAGATAAGAATTTGATGGCCCAACTGCAGGAGACAATGCGCTGTGTAAGCCGCTTTGATAACCGAACATGTCGAAAGCTACTGGCTTCCATTGCAGAGGATTATAG gaAAAGGGCTCCATATATTGCTTATTTAACCCGATGTCGCCAAGGTCTGCAGACCACACAAGCCCATCTGGAAAGGCTCCTGCAGAGGGTATTACGTGATAAGGAAGTGGCCAACAGATATTTCACCACAGTTTGTGTGAGGTTACTTctggaaagcaaagaaaaaaagataagggAATTCATTCAAG ATTTCCAGAAACTCACTGCAGCAGACGATAAAACAGCCCAAGTAGAAGACTTTCTTCAGTTTTTATATGGGGCCATGGCCCAGGATGTCATCTGGCAAAATGCCAGCGAAGAGCAGCTCCAGGACGCACAGCTTGCCATCGAACGCAGTGTGATGAATCGCATTTTCAAACTCTCATTCTACCCGAATCAGGATGGAGACATTTTGCGTGACCA GGTCCTTCACGAGCATATCCAAAGGTTGTCTAAGGTAGTGACTGCAAACCACCGAGCACTTCAGATACCAGAG